One segment of Triticum aestivum cultivar Chinese Spring chromosome 2A, IWGSC CS RefSeq v2.1, whole genome shotgun sequence DNA contains the following:
- the LOC123190001 gene encoding GDSL esterase/lipase At5g41890 — MAVLPPRCCPSLFTAVILLLFRPSPASPHAFFIFGDSLVDAGNNDYLVTLSKANTPPYGVDFSFSGGKPTGRFTNGRTIADVIGEALGQESFAPPYLAPNSSAEVINSGANYASGSSGIFDETGSFYIGRVPLGQQISYFEKTRAQVLETMGENATADFLGNALFTVAAGSNDILEYLSPAVPFLGRQKPDPAVFQDALVAKLAFHLKRLNELGARKFVIADVGPLGCIPYVRALEFIPAGECSAAVNRLCEGYNRRLKRMIGRLNQETGPESAFVYTNTHGIVMEIIRQHRQYGFEEALDPCCGGSFPPFLCMGVANSSSATLCEDRSKYVFWDAFHPTEAVNLIVAGRIVDGGAADAWPVNVRALFQRRYG, encoded by the exons ATGGCCGTGCTCCCTCCCCGCTGCTGCCCCTCCCTCTTCACAGCAGTGATCTTGCTCCTGTTTCGCCCATCTCCGGCATCGCCTCATGCTTTCTTCATCTTCGGCGACTCCCTCGTCGACGCGGGGAACAACGACTATCTCGTGACCCTCTCCAAGGCCAACACCCCGCCATACGGCGTCGACTTCTCGTTTTCTGGCGGCAAGCCGACCGGGAGATTCACAAACGGCAGGACCATTGCGGATGTCATTG GTGAAGCCTTGGGGCAGGAGAGCTTTGCTCCTCCCTACTTGGCCCCAAACTCTAGTGCTGAAGTGATCAACAGTGGAGCCAACTATGCTTCTGGTTCTTCCGGCATTTTCGACGAGACCGGTTCCTTCTAT ATCGGAAGGGTGCCACTAGGACAGCAAATCAGCTACTTTGAGAAGACCAGAGCTCAGGTACTGGAGACCATGGGGGAGAATGCCACGGCCGACTTCTTGGGGAACGCGCTCTTCACGGTGGCTGCTGGATCCAATGACATCCTGGAGTACCTCTCACCTGCAGTGCCATTCTTGGGACGACAGAAACCTGACCCTGCAGTTTTCCAGGACGCCTTGGTTGCCAAGTTGGCATTTCATCTCAAG CGGCTGAACGAGCTCGGGGCTAGGAAATTTGTCATCGCCGACGTCGGCCCGCTGGGCTGCATACCGTACGTGCGCGCCCTGGAGTTCATCCCTGCGGGCGAGTGTTCGGCGGCTGTGAACAGGCTCTGCGAAGGCTACAACAGGAGGCTGAAGAGGATGATCGGCAGGCTGAACCAGGAGACGGGCCCGGAGAGCGCGTTCGTCTACACCAACACCCACGGCATCGTCATGGAGATCATCCGGCAGCACCGTCAATACG GTTTCGAGGAGGCGCTGGACCCTTGCTGCGGCGGCAGCTTCCCGCCGTTCCTCTGCATGGGCGTCGCCAACTCGAGCTCCGCCACCCTGTGCGAGGACCGCTCCAAGTACGTGTTCTGGGACGCGTTCCACCCGACCGAGGCCGTCAACCTCATCGTCGCCGGCAGGAtcgtcgacggcggcgccgccgaTGCGTGGCCCGTCAACGTCCGCGCCTTGTTCCAGCGTCGATACGGATGA